One part of the Desulfovibrio aminophilus DSM 12254 genome encodes these proteins:
- a CDS encoding terminase large subunit, with the protein MPKTTHPYATAANRYARDVVRGKIAACSFVRQACGRHLDDLERSRSKDYPFRWDREAAERICRFASNMVHVKGREWAGKKIALEPWQCFILAVAFGWVRKADGLRRFREIYAEIPRKSGKSVLGACIGLYMFAADNEPGAEVYSGATSEKQAWEVFGPARQMCLKNPSFVSHFGIHVGAKNLHILDNASKFEPVIGKPGDGASPHCAIVDEYHEHQTPDLYDTMLTGMGARSQPMLAVITTAGVDTSGPCYAKRDEAVKVLEGTLENDQLFAIVFTIDEDDDWTEWPSWEKANPNLGVSVYPDFLQARRKEALQIASRQNILKCKHLNVWANAGSAWINMVKWNACRADVSLDDFAGEPCWVGVDLASKVDLTAMVLLFRRGDEFYLFGRHYLPEETVTLPENAHYQRWVAEGHLVATPGARTDYHYLMDDLLAYADRFSIRELAYDPREAEMLMQEIRERVSFSCIEINQSPAFISEPMKEFEAIYLSGKLRHDGDPLLAWQAANVVLRSTRTKAYYPGKERAENKIDGIVAAIMALSRAMLHAEEPFVGMEVWD; encoded by the coding sequence ATGCCAAAGACCACCCACCCATATGCCACCGCCGCTAACCGCTACGCGCGGGACGTCGTGCGCGGAAAGATCGCGGCCTGCTCGTTCGTGCGGCAGGCCTGCGGGAGGCATCTGGACGATCTGGAACGCTCCAGATCCAAAGACTACCCCTTCCGCTGGGATCGGGAGGCGGCTGAACGCATCTGCCGCTTCGCCTCCAACATGGTGCATGTGAAAGGCCGGGAATGGGCGGGCAAGAAGATCGCCCTCGAACCCTGGCAGTGCTTCATCCTGGCCGTGGCCTTCGGCTGGGTGCGCAAGGCGGACGGACTGCGCCGTTTCCGTGAAATCTACGCTGAGATCCCCAGAAAATCCGGCAAGTCCGTGCTCGGAGCCTGCATTGGTCTGTACATGTTCGCGGCCGACAACGAGCCCGGGGCCGAGGTCTATTCCGGTGCCACCAGCGAGAAGCAGGCCTGGGAGGTCTTCGGTCCGGCCCGTCAGATGTGCCTCAAGAATCCGTCCTTCGTCAGCCACTTCGGCATCCACGTCGGGGCCAAGAACCTGCACATCCTGGACAACGCCAGCAAGTTCGAGCCGGTCATCGGCAAGCCCGGCGACGGGGCCTCGCCCCATTGCGCCATCGTGGACGAATACCACGAACACCAGACGCCCGACCTCTACGACACCATGCTCACCGGCATGGGCGCGCGCTCCCAGCCCATGCTTGCAGTGATCACCACGGCCGGCGTGGACACCTCCGGGCCCTGCTACGCCAAACGCGACGAGGCCGTGAAGGTCCTCGAGGGCACCCTGGAAAACGACCAGCTGTTCGCCATCGTGTTCACCATCGACGAAGACGACGATTGGACCGAGTGGCCGTCCTGGGAAAAGGCCAACCCGAACCTGGGCGTCTCGGTCTACCCCGATTTCCTCCAGGCCCGGCGCAAGGAGGCCCTGCAGATCGCCTCCCGCCAGAACATCCTCAAGTGCAAGCACCTGAACGTCTGGGCCAACGCCGGCTCGGCCTGGATCAACATGGTCAAGTGGAATGCCTGCCGGGCGGACGTCTCCTTGGACGACTTCGCGGGCGAGCCCTGCTGGGTCGGTGTGGACCTGGCCTCCAAGGTGGACCTCACGGCCATGGTGCTGCTCTTCAGGCGCGGGGACGAATTCTATCTCTTCGGCAGGCACTACCTGCCGGAGGAGACGGTCACCCTTCCCGAAAACGCTCACTACCAGCGCTGGGTGGCCGAGGGGCATCTGGTGGCCACGCCCGGCGCGCGCACCGATTACCACTATCTCATGGACGACCTGCTGGCCTACGCCGACCGCTTCTCCATCCGGGAACTGGCCTACGACCCGCGCGAGGCCGAGATGCTTATGCAGGAGATCCGCGAACGGGTGTCCTTTTCCTGCATCGAGATCAACCAGTCTCCGGCGTTCATCTCCGAGCCCATGAAGGAGTTCGAGGCCATCTACCTCTCGGGCAAGCTGCGTCACGACGGCGACCCGCTGCTGGCCTGGCAGGCCGCCAACGTGGTGCTGCGCTCCACCAGGACCAAGGCCTATTATCCGGGCAAGGAACGCGCCGAGAACAAGATCGACGGCATCGTGGCCGCCATCATGGCCCTTTCCCGCGCCATGCTCCACGCGGAAGAGCCGTTTGTCGGCATGGAGGTCTGGGACTGA
- a CDS encoding DNA modification methylase, with the protein MLKTESWPIERLVPYARNPRKNDEQVERMVAAIREFGFRIPVVAKSDGTVVDGHLRLKAARKLGLTEVPVALADELTDAQVKAFRLLANRSANWAAWDEDLLALELEELQAMAFDVSLTGFDAAEIDSLLSKPTTEGLTDPDEVPETPAEPVSKPGEVWILGRHRLMCGDSTSADDVGRLLAGVRPHLMVTDPPYGVEYDPAWRNEALSGQKTKRTGIVLNDDRADWREAWALFPGDVAYVWHGALHAATVAESLVVCGFGIRSQIIWAKERLVLSRGHYHWMHEPCWYAVKGKAHWSGDRKQVTIWNIPSKGQDADTIHGTQKPVECMKRPMENNSSPGQAVYEPFSGSGTTIIAAEITGRACLAMELNPAYVDVAVKRWEDFTGEKAALEGEEDGRP; encoded by the coding sequence ATGCTGAAGACCGAATCCTGGCCCATCGAGCGGCTTGTTCCCTATGCCCGCAACCCGCGCAAGAACGACGAGCAGGTCGAGCGCATGGTCGCGGCCATCCGGGAGTTCGGCTTCCGCATCCCGGTGGTGGCCAAGTCCGACGGCACCGTGGTGGACGGGCACCTGCGGCTCAAGGCCGCCCGCAAGCTGGGCCTGACGGAAGTTCCCGTTGCATTGGCCGACGAACTGACCGACGCGCAGGTGAAGGCCTTTCGTCTGCTGGCCAACCGCTCCGCCAATTGGGCCGCCTGGGACGAGGACCTCCTGGCCCTGGAACTGGAAGAACTCCAGGCCATGGCCTTTGACGTCAGTCTCACGGGCTTTGACGCCGCCGAGATCGACTCCCTGCTGTCAAAGCCGACCACCGAGGGTCTGACCGATCCCGACGAGGTGCCCGAGACTCCTGCAGAGCCAGTAAGCAAACCGGGTGAGGTCTGGATTCTGGGCCGCCATCGGCTCATGTGCGGCGACAGCACCAGCGCGGACGACGTGGGCAGATTGCTGGCCGGCGTCCGGCCGCACCTCATGGTCACCGACCCGCCCTACGGCGTCGAATACGATCCCGCCTGGCGCAACGAGGCGCTGTCCGGCCAGAAGACCAAGCGCACCGGCATTGTCCTGAACGACGACCGCGCCGACTGGCGCGAGGCCTGGGCGCTCTTCCCCGGCGATGTGGCCTATGTCTGGCACGGGGCGCTGCACGCGGCCACGGTCGCGGAAAGCCTTGTCGTCTGCGGCTTCGGCATCCGCTCCCAGATCATCTGGGCCAAGGAACGTCTGGTTCTCTCCCGGGGGCATTACCACTGGATGCACGAGCCCTGCTGGTACGCGGTCAAGGGCAAGGCCCACTGGAGCGGAGACCGCAAGCAGGTCACGATCTGGAACATCCCGTCCAAGGGCCAGGACGCCGACACCATCCATGGCACCCAGAAGCCCGTCGAGTGCATGAAGCGGCCCATGGAGAACAACTCCAGCCCGGGCCAGGCCGTGTACGAACCTTTCTCCGGCTCCGGCACCACCATCATCGCCGCCGAAATCACCGGCCGCGCCTGTCTGGCCATGGAGCTGAACCCCGCATACGTCGATGTCGCCGTGAAGCGCTGGGAAGACTTCACGGGCGAGAAGGCAGCGCTGGAGGGGGAGGAAGATGGCCGGCCGTAA
- a CDS encoding phage major capsid protein, translating to MDEIKQLLEEQHKAFEEFKQANDDRLTAIEKKGFAPADLEEKVARINEDLTRLGKDLAEVAKKANRPGAGVDGQDPMIQEHKQALGKYLRKGDDRELAGVQRKAMATYSDPDGGYFLTEDMAQAIERTVSAMSALSGMAQTIAGNAAVYKKPVRTTGVSYAWRGEGESPSATSTPKFSLLTFEAREVDAFPEVTNESLEDLGFNVEAFLMEEVALAFAEAEAEAFLTGNGVSRPRGLLTYDAVANDSYDWGKLGTVLSGGNGAFASSNPSDKLIDLIHALKAQYRASGAFLLNDLTLAAIRKFKDGQGNYLWQPGLQAGVAGMLLGYPVRTDDYMPDVASGSLSIAFGDFKRAYLIYRRRGMRIIRDNITNKGFTSFWVTERFGGGVQNFEAVKLMKFSAS from the coding sequence ATGGACGAGATCAAACAGCTGCTGGAAGAGCAGCACAAGGCGTTCGAGGAGTTCAAGCAGGCCAACGACGATCGTCTTACGGCCATCGAGAAGAAAGGCTTCGCTCCGGCCGACCTGGAGGAAAAGGTCGCCAGGATCAACGAGGATCTGACCCGGTTGGGCAAAGACCTGGCCGAGGTCGCCAAGAAGGCCAACCGGCCGGGCGCGGGAGTGGACGGCCAGGACCCCATGATCCAGGAGCACAAACAGGCCCTGGGCAAGTACCTGCGCAAGGGCGACGACCGCGAACTGGCCGGAGTCCAGCGCAAGGCCATGGCCACCTACAGCGATCCCGACGGCGGCTATTTCCTCACCGAGGACATGGCCCAGGCCATCGAGCGCACCGTGAGCGCCATGTCCGCGCTCTCCGGCATGGCCCAGACCATCGCGGGCAACGCGGCCGTGTACAAGAAGCCCGTGCGCACCACCGGCGTATCCTACGCCTGGCGCGGCGAGGGTGAAAGTCCGTCGGCCACCTCGACACCCAAGTTCAGCCTGCTGACCTTCGAGGCCCGGGAAGTGGATGCCTTTCCCGAGGTGACCAATGAGAGCCTGGAGGACCTGGGCTTCAACGTCGAGGCTTTCCTCATGGAGGAAGTCGCCCTGGCTTTTGCCGAGGCCGAGGCCGAAGCCTTCCTGACCGGCAACGGCGTCTCCCGCCCGCGCGGATTGCTGACCTATGACGCCGTGGCCAACGATTCCTACGACTGGGGCAAGCTCGGCACCGTGCTCTCCGGCGGCAACGGCGCGTTCGCGTCCAGCAACCCCAGCGACAAACTCATCGACCTGATCCACGCGCTCAAAGCTCAGTACCGAGCGTCCGGGGCCTTTCTCCTGAACGACCTGACGCTGGCAGCCATTCGCAAGTTCAAGGACGGCCAGGGCAACTACCTCTGGCAGCCGGGGCTGCAGGCGGGCGTCGCAGGCATGCTCCTGGGCTATCCGGTGCGCACTGACGACTACATGCCCGACGTGGCTTCCGGGAGCCTGTCCATCGCCTTCGGCGACTTCAAGCGGGCCTACCTGATTTACCGCCGCCGGGGCATGCGCATCATCCGCGACAACATCACCAACAAGGGCTTCACCTCCTTCTGGGTGACCGAGCGCTTCGGCGGCGGCGTCCAGAACTTCGAGGCCGTGAAGCTCATGAAATTCTCCGCGAGCTAA
- a CDS encoding phage terminase small subunit P27 family: MAGRKPLPTKLKMLKGTAQKCRVNPNEPELAPALPEPPDFLGETAREEWLRKAPVLARMGVLTEGDDAALAAYCQAFERFVEAERKIRQSGLLIKTTGGNVIQNPLVGVANRAMEIMHKFLTEFGLTPSSRTRVAANPAGKENAEWAGFGKA; encoded by the coding sequence ATGGCCGGCCGTAAGCCTCTCCCCACCAAGCTCAAGATGCTCAAGGGCACGGCGCAGAAGTGCCGCGTCAATCCCAACGAGCCAGAGCTTGCCCCGGCGCTGCCTGAGCCGCCCGACTTTCTTGGCGAGACCGCCCGGGAGGAATGGCTCCGCAAGGCTCCGGTGCTCGCCCGCATGGGCGTGCTCACCGAGGGGGACGATGCGGCCCTGGCGGCTTACTGCCAGGCCTTTGAGCGCTTTGTCGAGGCAGAACGCAAGATTCGTCAGTCCGGGCTGCTCATCAAGACCACCGGCGGCAACGTGATCCAGAACCCGCTGGTGGGGGTGGCCAACCGGGCCATGGAGATCATGCACAAATTTCTGACTGAGTTCGGCCTGACGCCATCGAGCCGCACACGGGTCGCGGCGAATCCGGCCGGGAAGGAAAACGCTGAATGGGCGGGGTTCGGGAAAGCATGA
- a CDS encoding phage/plasmid primase, P4 family: MSGGRGTDLDFKRINEAALANPGFLQGRLPQAKRQGRELVAGDIHGNPGKSFSCNTETGVWSDFATGESGGDIISLVAAQEELGQAKAARMIAEEIGLAPVTLKPKRKDLPETPVRPENLVATFRYEDEAGRFLFAVDRYETPGCRKAIRQWHLDATGKRINSVKGVRLVPFRLPEMLRAETVFIVEGEQKALELAGWGLAATCNPMGAGKWREEYNPYFQGKQVVILPDNDTPGRNHARRVAKALLPVAASVKIVELPGLPPKGDIVDWKKAGHGREELLRLVEAVAALDPAKPDESNDACPATPYPATEDAIALLFAREHKDDLRYCHETGAWFVWTGSHWRVEKTRLAFAWARKLCRMAAAGMDNTKVAATLSKAATAGAVERFAQTDRAFAVTSEIWDADLLLLGTPDGVVDLRTGTLRPARREDYITKLAAVAPARSSDAPLWRRFLDEATQGDAMLQRFMQQVAGYALTGDISEHALFFIYGPGGNGKSVFLNTLTNILGDYAATAAMDTFTASQGDRHPTDLAMLRGARLVSVSETEEGRPWAESRIKQLTGGDKISARFMRQDFFTYTPQFKLLIVGNHKPVLRNVDEAARRRFNIIPFVHKPASPDKRLEEKLKAEYPAILRWMIEGCLDWRENGLLRPESVKEATAAYFDEQDLFGQWIEECCDVGPRLVCKTAELFESWKGFAERNGEHPGSTKAFSANLCKREFIPGRTKASRHFTGICLKKREEWQDAYDR; encoded by the coding sequence ATGAGCGGCGGACGTGGAACCGACCTTGACTTTAAGCGCATCAACGAGGCGGCCCTGGCCAATCCGGGCTTTCTGCAAGGTAGGTTGCCTCAGGCCAAACGCCAAGGCAGGGAACTGGTAGCCGGCGACATCCATGGCAACCCTGGAAAGTCGTTCAGCTGCAACACCGAGACCGGGGTCTGGTCCGATTTTGCGACCGGCGAGAGCGGCGGTGACATCATCTCCCTGGTCGCGGCCCAAGAAGAACTCGGCCAGGCCAAGGCCGCCCGGATGATCGCCGAGGAGATCGGGCTTGCACCTGTCACGCTAAAGCCCAAGCGTAAGGACCTGCCGGAGACGCCTGTCCGGCCCGAAAATCTCGTCGCCACCTTTCGCTACGAGGATGAGGCAGGCCGGTTTCTGTTTGCCGTGGACCGCTACGAGACCCCGGGTTGCCGCAAGGCCATCCGCCAGTGGCATCTGGACGCGACCGGTAAACGCATCAACTCCGTCAAGGGCGTGCGGTTGGTGCCGTTTCGCCTTCCTGAAATGCTGCGGGCCGAGACCGTTTTCATCGTCGAGGGCGAGCAGAAGGCCCTGGAGCTCGCCGGCTGGGGGCTGGCCGCCACCTGCAACCCCATGGGCGCGGGCAAGTGGCGCGAGGAGTACAATCCGTACTTCCAGGGCAAGCAGGTGGTCATCCTGCCGGACAACGACACGCCAGGGCGCAATCACGCCCGCAGGGTGGCCAAGGCACTGTTGCCCGTGGCCGCCTCGGTCAAGATCGTGGAACTGCCCGGCCTGCCGCCCAAGGGCGACATCGTGGACTGGAAGAAGGCCGGCCACGGCCGCGAGGAACTGCTCCGTCTGGTCGAAGCCGTAGCAGCGCTCGATCCGGCAAAGCCGGATGAATCGAACGACGCCTGTCCAGCCACCCCATATCCTGCCACAGAAGACGCCATCGCGCTCCTCTTCGCCAGGGAGCACAAGGACGATCTGCGCTACTGCCACGAGACCGGAGCGTGGTTCGTCTGGACCGGCAGTCACTGGCGGGTGGAAAAGACCAGGCTGGCCTTTGCCTGGGCGAGAAAGCTCTGCCGGATGGCCGCCGCAGGCATGGACAACACGAAGGTCGCGGCCACGCTGTCCAAGGCCGCCACGGCCGGTGCGGTGGAGCGGTTCGCCCAGACCGACCGAGCCTTCGCCGTGACCAGCGAGATATGGGACGCCGACCTCCTTCTGCTGGGCACTCCGGATGGCGTGGTGGATCTGCGCACAGGGACCTTGCGTCCGGCTCGCCGCGAGGATTACATCACCAAGCTTGCCGCCGTGGCTCCGGCGCGTTCTTCCGACGCCCCGCTCTGGCGGCGGTTTCTGGATGAGGCGACCCAAGGGGATGCCATGTTGCAGCGCTTCATGCAGCAAGTGGCCGGCTACGCGTTAACCGGCGACATTTCCGAACACGCCCTGTTCTTCATATACGGCCCTGGCGGCAACGGAAAATCCGTGTTCCTCAACACCCTTACCAACATCCTGGGCGATTACGCCGCCACGGCGGCAATGGACACCTTCACGGCCAGCCAGGGCGACCGCCACCCCACCGACCTGGCCATGCTGCGCGGGGCCAGGCTGGTCAGCGTCTCCGAGACCGAAGAAGGCCGTCCATGGGCCGAGAGCCGCATCAAACAGCTCACCGGCGGCGACAAGATCAGCGCCCGCTTCATGCGTCAGGACTTCTTCACCTACACGCCCCAGTTCAAGCTCCTGATCGTCGGCAATCACAAGCCCGTGCTTCGCAACGTGGACGAGGCAGCCCGCAGACGTTTCAACATCATCCCCTTTGTCCACAAGCCCGCGAGCCCGGACAAGCGCCTGGAGGAAAAGCTGAAGGCCGAGTACCCGGCCATCCTGCGCTGGATGATCGAAGGCTGCCTGGACTGGCGGGAGAACGGTCTCCTGCGGCCGGAAAGCGTGAAGGAGGCCACGGCCGCCTATTTCGACGAGCAGGACCTCTTCGGGCAGTGGATCGAAGAATGCTGCGATGTCGGCCCCAGGCTGGTCTGCAAGACAGCCGAGCTCTTTGAGTCGTGGAAGGGATTTGCCGAGCGCAACGGAGAGCACCCGGGCAGCACAAAGGCATTCAGCGCGAACCTCTGCAAACGGGAGTTCATTCCAGGCAGGACGAAAGCATCACGACATTTCACCGGTATTTGTTTGAAAAAGCGGGAGGAGTGGCAAGATGCCTACGACAGGTAG
- a CDS encoding type IV toxin-antitoxin system AbiEi family antitoxin domain-containing protein, with the protein MPKNETSRGGRFYEAIAVFKREGGMLRTGQALRKGIHPSTLYALRDSGIVEPVSRGVYRLAEAPALGDPDLVVVATRVPQGVICLISALAFHGITTQIPHEVHLALPRGAEEPRLDHPPIATYRFTGEAFSEGVENHVLDNMNVRIYCLEKTLADCFKFRNKIGMDTAIEAVRLYRERREVKVNDLMRYAAICRVAKVMRPYIEAIL; encoded by the coding sequence ATGCCAAAAAATGAAACGTCGCGAGGCGGCAGGTTCTACGAGGCCATCGCCGTTTTCAAACGAGAAGGCGGCATGCTTCGCACGGGGCAAGCCCTGCGCAAAGGGATTCATCCAAGCACGTTGTACGCTCTCAGGGATTCGGGGATTGTGGAGCCTGTGAGCCGAGGAGTGTATAGGCTGGCAGAGGCTCCTGCCCTTGGCGACCCGGATCTGGTAGTTGTAGCTACGCGAGTCCCGCAAGGGGTCATTTGTCTCATCTCCGCTCTGGCCTTTCACGGGATCACAACCCAGATACCGCATGAGGTTCATCTGGCACTGCCCAGGGGGGCAGAGGAGCCGCGACTGGACCATCCTCCAATCGCAACGTATCGATTCACCGGCGAGGCCTTCTCGGAGGGAGTGGAAAATCACGTCCTCGACAATATGAACGTCCGCATCTACTGCCTGGAGAAGACGCTGGCGGATTGCTTCAAATTCAGGAACAAGATCGGAATGGACACTGCCATCGAGGCGGTCAGGCTGTATCGGGAACGAAGAGAAGTGAAAGTGAACGATCTGATGCGGTATGCGGCCATCTGCCGGGTGGCCAAGGTCATGCGTCCTTACATCGAGGCGATCCTGTGA
- a CDS encoding HK97 family phage prohead protease gives MQRLNCSLKELKFAPGGTDAEQMTFSGYGAVFGNVDAYGDVILPGAFTQSLTDARSGKAAWPVMLLQHGGLGFGAQDLTPIGIWTDITEDEVGLRVTGRLAETPRGREVHSLMRMKPRPAIDGLSIGYVAREWDSGGKPGEPRRRLKRIELIEISPVTFPANARARVDQVKGVPDIRLAERALREAGFSRTQAKAVLAEGFKALPLRDAEDAHNGGADAVAALLRRNIATIKTSARR, from the coding sequence ATGCAACGCCTCAACTGTAGCCTGAAGGAACTCAAGTTCGCTCCCGGCGGAACCGACGCCGAGCAGATGACCTTTTCCGGATACGGAGCCGTGTTCGGCAACGTGGACGCCTACGGCGACGTGATTCTGCCCGGGGCGTTCACGCAAAGCCTGACCGACGCCAGATCGGGCAAGGCCGCCTGGCCGGTCATGCTCCTGCAGCACGGCGGACTCGGGTTCGGTGCGCAGGACCTGACGCCCATCGGCATCTGGACGGATATCACTGAGGACGAAGTGGGTCTGCGCGTAACCGGCCGGCTGGCAGAGACTCCGCGCGGGCGCGAAGTTCACTCCCTGATGCGCATGAAACCCCGGCCGGCCATCGACGGCTTGTCCATCGGCTACGTGGCCCGGGAGTGGGATTCGGGCGGCAAGCCGGGTGAGCCCCGTCGCAGGCTCAAGCGCATCGAACTCATCGAGATCAGCCCCGTGACCTTTCCGGCCAATGCCAGGGCGCGGGTGGATCAAGTGAAGGGCGTGCCGGACATCCGGCTCGCCGAGAGGGCCCTGCGTGAGGCCGGGTTCTCCAGGACACAGGCCAAGGCCGTTCTGGCCGAAGGATTCAAGGCCCTGCCTCTGCGTGACGCCGAGGATGCCCATAACGGGGGTGCGGATGCGGTCGCCGCTTTGCTGCGGCGAAACATCGCCACCATCAAGACGTCCGCAAGGAGGTAA
- a CDS encoding nucleotidyl transferase AbiEii/AbiGii toxin family protein, which produces MREIKNIPASVHHRLQNKARESSRTFGELLQHYAIERFIYRVSKTPHADKFFLKGALMLRAWGGPGVRPTMDIDFLGRTDNSLQSIESIMKDVCEAVVEADGMSFDPDSVRTVRITEDAEYDGVRVRLQGRLGTARVSIQVDIGFGDIVVPECKQVIYPTLLDFPAPELAGYSMESSIAEKFQAMVKLSQLNSRMKDFYDVWLLSRMFDFQGKVLMQAIVATFTRRKTALDSASDLFRTTLRRDKSKQSQWSAFLKKLKLEDCPDDFGSVLGHMESFLVPPTEAVMTDENFDLFWNAPGPWK; this is translated from the coding sequence GTGAGAGAAATCAAGAACATCCCCGCATCCGTTCATCATCGTTTGCAGAACAAGGCGAGGGAATCGTCCAGAACGTTTGGCGAACTCCTGCAGCATTACGCTATTGAGAGGTTTATCTACAGGGTGAGCAAGACACCCCACGCGGACAAATTTTTCCTCAAGGGAGCCCTGATGCTGCGAGCCTGGGGTGGGCCAGGTGTTCGCCCCACCATGGACATCGACTTTTTGGGCAGGACTGACAACAGCCTTCAATCCATTGAAAGCATCATGAAGGATGTCTGTGAGGCGGTTGTCGAAGCGGACGGCATGTCCTTCGACCCTGATTCCGTTCGGACGGTGAGAATTACTGAAGATGCAGAATATGATGGAGTTCGGGTGCGACTCCAAGGCCGGCTTGGCACCGCGCGGGTTTCCATCCAGGTGGACATTGGGTTTGGCGATATTGTCGTACCTGAATGCAAGCAGGTCATCTACCCGACTCTTCTCGATTTCCCTGCCCCGGAATTGGCTGGGTACTCCATGGAGAGTTCCATCGCGGAGAAGTTCCAGGCCATGGTGAAGCTGAGCCAGTTGAACAGCCGCATGAAGGATTTTTATGACGTATGGCTGCTTTCCAGGATGTTCGATTTCCAGGGGAAAGTCTTGATGCAGGCAATCGTGGCTACGTTCACTCGGCGAAAGACTGCATTGGACAGTGCTTCAGATCTATTCCGGACAACGCTCAGACGGGACAAAAGCAAACAATCACAATGGAGTGCCTTTCTCAAAAAGCTGAAGCTCGAAGATTGCCCTGACGACTTCGGGTCCGTTCTTGGTCATATGGAGTCCTTTCTGGTCCCACCGACAGAAGCGGTTATGACGGATGAGAATTTCGACCTCTTCTGGAATGCCCCGGGACCCTGGAAATGA
- a CDS encoding phage portal protein, translated as MGVISWLKGRKSASGMALEDLLADGFFTQPAKSGVAVTWKTALQATTALACARVIAEGLAQVPLKVFRSQGGVRTPADAHPLYGLLGDAPNDWQTSFEFIEQVVMHLVFCGNAFVFVNRGLGRVVELLPYEPQQVTVKRDGYVISYEVTTDDGRRIGLSASEMWHLRGPSWNGWMGLEGVRLAREAIGLSLATEEHGARLFSNGAVVGGVLSTDQVLNEEQRLALRKSWEARHAGGGNAFKTAVLWGGMKFTSMTAPNDQAQFLETRKFQVEEICRAFRVLPIMVGYSDKTATYASAEQMFLAHVVHTLSPWCRRIETSIAKNLFSEEERRQGLYAKFMLNGLLRGAAKDRAEFYARMYGIGAMNPNEVREYEDMNPYEGGERYRVPLNMTDPAEPDDGDNAEDTADATPQL; from the coding sequence ATGGGCGTCATCTCCTGGCTCAAGGGCCGCAAGTCGGCATCGGGGATGGCCCTGGAGGACCTCCTGGCCGACGGCTTCTTCACCCAGCCCGCCAAGAGCGGCGTGGCCGTGACCTGGAAGACGGCCTTGCAGGCGACTACGGCCTTGGCCTGCGCCCGGGTCATCGCCGAAGGGCTGGCCCAGGTGCCGCTCAAAGTCTTTCGCTCACAAGGCGGCGTGCGCACCCCGGCCGACGCCCACCCGCTCTACGGCCTGCTCGGGGACGCGCCCAACGACTGGCAGACCAGCTTCGAGTTCATCGAGCAGGTGGTCATGCATCTGGTGTTCTGCGGCAACGCATTTGTGTTCGTGAATCGGGGGCTGGGCCGCGTTGTGGAGCTGCTCCCCTACGAGCCGCAGCAGGTGACCGTAAAGCGCGACGGCTACGTGATCTCTTACGAGGTGACCACGGACGACGGCCGTCGCATTGGACTTTCCGCCTCCGAGATGTGGCACCTGCGTGGGCCGTCCTGGAACGGCTGGATGGGGCTCGAAGGCGTGCGCCTCGCCCGGGAGGCTATCGGCCTGTCTTTGGCCACCGAGGAACATGGCGCGCGGCTTTTCTCCAACGGAGCCGTGGTCGGCGGCGTCCTGTCCACGGATCAGGTCCTGAACGAGGAGCAGCGCCTGGCCCTGCGCAAGTCCTGGGAGGCAAGGCACGCCGGCGGCGGAAACGCCTTCAAAACCGCCGTGCTCTGGGGCGGCATGAAGTTCACTTCCATGACCGCGCCCAACGATCAGGCCCAGTTCCTGGAGACCCGCAAGTTTCAGGTCGAGGAAATCTGCCGGGCCTTCAGGGTATTGCCCATCATGGTGGGCTACTCGGATAAGACCGCCACCTACGCCAGCGCCGAGCAGATGTTTCTGGCCCACGTTGTCCACACGCTCTCGCCCTGGTGCCGCCGCATCGAAACGAGCATCGCCAAGAATCTGTTCAGCGAGGAGGAGCGCCGCCAGGGGCTCTACGCCAAGTTCATGCTCAACGGCCTCCTACGCGGCGCGGCCAAGGACCGGGCCGAGTTCTACGCCAGGATGTACGGCATCGGAGCCATGAATCCCAACGAGGTGCGCGAGTATGAGGACATGAATCCCTACGAAGGCGGCGAACGCTACCGCGTGCCCCTCAACATGACCGATCCGGCCGAGCCGGATGACGGTGACAACGCGGAGGATACCGCCGATGCAACGCCTCAACTGTAG